From Desulfobacteraceae bacterium, a single genomic window includes:
- a CDS encoding L,D-transpeptidase family protein, which translates to MSKSFRVLMTPLILAAAMLASAAAAAVDGQDVATVLRDVLGRSEDSRSLWVGCERIHAGGDLVRFYRERGFTPVWVHSGAPSPQAREFARVLADAGRHGLTPADYHYSCIREWLAYFRRGGGDQDPVSDRALAGFDIVMTDAFITFAFHLAGGKVDPETIYPQWVARKHSLEVIEVLAALDSHGSVDQLLAALMPAHPDYQRQVAAAEDLRRIVDAGGWPSLNPGKTLQRDDSGPEVLRLRERLAISGDLRDRGQREVEFDAVLAGAVARFQRRHGLEPDGVVGRATLRALNVSADQRLRQLLLNLERWRWIPHDLGRRYILVNAADFSLVAVEDGALRLAMRVIVGEAYQRTPVFSREMRYLEINPYWNVPDSIAVAEYLPKIRRDPAYVAANHFQLLADWRSDSAVIDPFGVDWDAVSADRFPGRLRQLPGPWNALGRIKFMFPNPFNVYLHDTPGRGLFNRRQRALSHGCIRLEKPLELASFVLEGTPGWDLPAIRAAVDGGLRQTVRPLKGCTVHLLYWTAWVDADGTVNFREDVYERDGVLWAALNREPLEQLGIPLRLPGAAEDWAQVAELPTRSEPAPHRRE; encoded by the coding sequence ATGAGTAAATCATTCCGCGTCTTGATGACGCCGCTCATCCTGGCGGCCGCTATGCTGGCGTCCGCTGCGGCCGCTGCCGTCGACGGCCAGGACGTGGCGACGGTCTTGCGCGATGTGCTGGGGCGCTCGGAAGACAGCCGCAGCCTGTGGGTCGGCTGCGAGCGCATCCATGCCGGCGGCGATCTGGTCCGGTTTTACCGTGAGCGCGGCTTTACCCCGGTCTGGGTCCATTCCGGCGCGCCCAGCCCGCAGGCGCGGGAGTTCGCGCGGGTTCTGGCCGATGCCGGCCGCCACGGCCTGACCCCGGCCGACTATCACTACAGCTGCATCCGCGAATGGCTGGCCTATTTTCGGCGCGGCGGCGGCGACCAGGATCCGGTCAGCGACCGGGCGCTGGCCGGCTTTGACATCGTGATGACCGACGCCTTTATCACCTTTGCCTTCCACCTGGCGGGCGGCAAGGTGGACCCCGAGACCATCTACCCCCAGTGGGTGGCCCGCAAACACTCGCTAGAAGTGATCGAGGTGCTCGCCGCGCTGGACAGCCACGGCAGCGTCGATCAGCTGCTGGCGGCGCTGATGCCTGCGCACCCCGATTACCAGCGGCAGGTGGCCGCGGCCGAAGATCTGCGCCGCATTGTGGATGCCGGCGGCTGGCCCAGCTTGAACCCCGGAAAAACCTTGCAGCGCGACGATTCCGGTCCCGAAGTTTTAAGGCTGCGCGAGCGGCTGGCGATCAGCGGCGATCTCAGGGACCGCGGCCAGCGGGAGGTCGAGTTTGACGCCGTTCTGGCCGGGGCCGTCGCCCGCTTTCAGCGCCGCCACGGGCTGGAGCCGGACGGGGTGGTCGGGCGGGCCACCCTGCGGGCGCTGAACGTCAGCGCCGATCAGCGTCTGCGGCAGCTGCTGCTCAACCTGGAGCGCTGGCGCTGGATCCCCCATGACCTTGGCCGGCGTTACATCCTGGTCAATGCCGCCGATTTTTCGCTGGTGGCGGTCGAGGACGGCGCGCTGCGGCTGGCGATGCGGGTGATCGTGGGCGAAGCCTACCAGAGGACCCCGGTTTTCAGTCGGGAAATGCGCTACTTGGAGATCAACCCGTACTGGAACGTGCCCGACTCGATTGCCGTGGCCGAGTATCTGCCCAAGATCCGTCGGGATCCCGCCTACGTGGCCGCCAACCACTTCCAGCTGCTGGCCGACTGGCGTTCCGACAGCGCCGTCATCGATCCCTTCGGGGTTGACTGGGACGCGGTCTCAGCCGATCGCTTCCCCGGCCGGCTGCGTCAGCTGCCCGGTCCGTGGAACGCCCTCGGGCGCATCAAATTCATGTTTCCCAATCCCTTCAATGTCTACCTGCACGACACCCCCGGGCGCGGCCTTTTCAACCGCCGGCAGCGGGCCCTCAGCCACGGCTGCATCCGGTTGGAAAAGCCCCTGGAGCTTGCGTCCTTCGTGCTGGAGGGGACGCCGGGGTGGGACCTCCCCGCCATCCGGGCGGCGGTCGACGGCGGACTGCGGCAAACGGTGCGCCCGCTGAAAGGCTGCACGGTGCACTTGCTCTACTGGACCGCGTGGGTGGATGCGGACGGAACGGTGAATTTCCGGGAGGACGTCTATGAACGCGACGGGGTGTTGTGGGCGGCGCTGAACCGTGAGCCCCTGGAACAGCTGGGCATCCCCCTGCGGCTGCCCGGTGCGGCCGAGGACTGGGCGCAGGTGGCCGAGTTGCCTACCAGGAGCGAACCGGCCCCACATCGACGTGAATAA
- a CDS encoding DUF882 domain-containing protein → MLIAGAMATSVAPLAALTARAALPPQSCSGRLALYNLHTEEALKIRYLDRRGAFEPKALRRLNHFFRCHHTNQVHPIDPDLYLLLDRLRQSLGAQSRRFELVSGFRSEDYNRLLRQKSSQVAKKSYHLLGMAADIRLEGVPLTSIHQAAQRLKAGGVGRYDDFIHVDVGPVRSW, encoded by the coding sequence ATGCTGATCGCCGGCGCGATGGCGACCAGTGTGGCACCCCTTGCGGCCCTGACGGCCCGCGCGGCCCTGCCGCCGCAATCCTGCTCGGGGCGCCTAGCGCTCTACAACCTCCACACCGAGGAAGCCCTCAAAATCCGATACCTCGACCGCCGCGGCGCCTTCGAACCCAAAGCCCTCAGGCGCTTGAATCACTTCTTTCGCTGCCACCACACCAATCAGGTGCACCCCATCGACCCGGACCTATACCTGCTCCTGGACCGCCTGCGCCAAAGCCTGGGCGCCCAGAGCCGCCGCTTTGAGCTCGTCTCGGGGTTCCGCTCCGAAGACTACAACCGCCTGTTGCGCCAAAAGAGCAGCCAGGTGGCCAAGAAGAGCTACCACCTCTTGGGCATGGCCGCCGATATTCGCCTGGAGGGCGTTCCCCTGACCAGCATCCACCAGGCCGCCCAGCGGCTGAAGGCCGGCGGGGTCGGCCGCTACGACGATTTTATTCACGTCGATGTGGGGCCGGTTCGCTCCTGGTAG
- a CDS encoding translational GTPase TypA has protein sequence KAVAYALFNLEPRGQIFIVPGCPVYEGMIICEHNRENDINVNPCKEKKLTNMRAAGKDDNVILSPVKAMTLERAIHFIRRDELVEVTPQSIRLRKAVLTAQQRYQQRGVQLKKENGL, from the coding sequence CAAGGCCGTGGCCTATGCGCTGTTCAACCTCGAGCCTCGCGGCCAGATTTTTATCGTGCCGGGATGCCCGGTCTACGAGGGCATGATCATCTGCGAGCACAACCGTGAAAACGACATCAACGTCAACCCCTGCAAGGAGAAGAAGCTGACCAACATGCGGGCCGCGGGAAAAGACGACAACGTGATTCTCTCACCGGTCAAAGCGATGACCCTGGAGCGCGCGATTCACTTTATCCGCCGCGACGAGTTGGTGGAGGTGACCCCCCAGAGCATCCGGCTGCGCAAGGCCGTTTTGACGGCCCAGCAGCGCTACCAGCAGCGGGGGGTCCAGCTCAAAAAGGAAAACGGCCTCTGA